In one Oryza glaberrima chromosome 2, OglaRS2, whole genome shotgun sequence genomic region, the following are encoded:
- the LOC127761156 gene encoding butanoate--CoA ligase AAE1-like, with product MSQRPVEQTCGVLLPCRHKTTFSSLPSPFAFTSAQLVSLTLISPSRVRRTRTHAATMAAMEGAVLCAANHAPLTPITFLDRAALVYPDRPAIVASSSGLTRTWRETRDRCLRLAAALAALGVHRHHVVAVFAQNIPAMCELHFGIPMAGAVICTLNSRLDAAMASVLLRHSEAKLIFVDCALLDVAHDAIRRISQSGATPPVLVLISELLDDPSDAKLPSGRVDYEYEHLVGNAGSSPEFAVRWPADENEPIALNYTSGTTSRPKGVIYSHRGAYLNSLAAVLLNDMASTPVYLWTVPMFHCNGWCMAWGVAAQGGTNVCVRRVTAATIFDAVARHGVTHMGGAPTVLSMIVNATAEEQRPVARRVTVMTGGAPPPPKVLHRMEEQGFLVIHSYGLTETYGPATVCTWRPEWDALPAEERARIKSRQGVHHHGLEVDVKDPATMRSVPRDGKTMGEVMLRGNTVMSGYYKDGAATAEALAGGWFRSGDLAVRHEDGYVKVLDRSKDIIISGGENISTIEVEAALFSHPAVEEAAVVGRPDEYWGETPCAFVKLRPGAAAAAKAGVVEEELMAYCRARLPRYMAPRTVVVVEEGLPKTATGKVQKFELRARAKAMGTVPAAKSKRSKL from the exons ATGAGTCAGCGTCCAGTGGAACAAACATGCGGTGTGCTGCTGCCTTGTCGTCATAAAACAACCTTCTCTTCCCTTCCCTCACCTTTCGCGTTCACCTCAGCTCAGCTCGTCTCTCTGACTCTGATCTCGCCGTCCCGAGTTCGCCGgacacgcacgcacgcggccACGATGGCGGCGATGGAGGGCGCCGTGCTCTGCGCCGCCAACCACGCGCCACTCACGCCCATCACCTTCCTCGACCGCGCCGCCCTCGTCTACCCCGACCgccccgccatcgtcgcctcctcctccgggctCACCCGCACCTGGCGGGAGACGCGTgaccgctgcctccgcctcgccgccgccctcgccgccctcggcgTCCACCGCCACCACGTG GTTGCGGTATTCGCGCAGAATATTCCGGCGATGTGCGAGCTCCACTTCGGCATCCCGATGGCCGGCGCCGTCATCTGCACGCTCAACTcccgcctcgacgccgccatggcctccgTCCTGCTCCGCCACTCGGAGGCCAAGCTCATCTTCGTCGACTGCGCGCTGCTCGACGTCGCCCACGACGCCATCCGCCGCATCTCCCAATCGGGCGCCACGCCTcccgtcctcgtcctcatcAGCGAGCTCCTCGACGACCCATCCGATGCCAAGCTCCCGTCCGGTCGTGTCGACTACGAGTACGAGCACCTCGTCGGCAATGCCGGGTCGTCGCCGGAGTTCGCGGTGCGGTGGCCCGCCGACGAGAACGAGCCGATCGCGCTCAACTACACGTCGGGCACGACGTCGAGGCCCAAGGGCGTGATCTACAGCCACCGCGGCGCGTACCTGAacagcctcgccgccgtgctcctcaACGACATGGCGTCCACGCCGGTGTACCTGTGGACGGTGCCCATGTTCCACTGCAACGGGTGGTGCATGGCGTGGGGCGTCGCGGCGCAGGGCGGCACCAACGTGTGCGTCCGCAGGGTCACCGCGGCCACCATCTTCGACGCCGTGGCGCGCCACGGCGTCACCCACATGGGCGGCGCGCCCACGGTGCTGAGCATGATCGTGAACGCCAcggcggaggagcagcggccggtggcgaggagggTGACGGTGAtgaccggcggcgcgccgccgccgccgaaggtgCTGCACCGGATGGAGGAGCAGGGGTTCCTGGTGATCCACTCGTACGGGCTGACGGAGACGTACGGCCCGGCGACGGTGTGCACGTGGAGGCCGGAGTGGGACGCGCTGCCGGCGGAGGAGCGGGCGCGGATCAAGTCGCGGCAGGGGGTGCACCACCACGGCCTGGAGGTGGACGTCAAGGACCCCGCCACGATGCGGAGCGTGCCGCGCGACGGGAAGACGATGGGGGAGGTGATGCTGCGGGGGAACACGGTGATGAGCGGCTACTACAaagacggcgcggcgacggcggaggcgctcGCCGGTGGGTGGTTCCGGTCCGGCGACCTGGCGGTGCGGCACGAGGACGGGTACGTGAAGGTGCTCGACCGGTCCAAGGACATCATAATCTCGGGCGGGGAGAACATCAGCACGatcgaggtggaggcggcgctgttCAGCCacccggcggtggaggaggcggcggtggtggggcggCCGGACGAGTACTGGGGCGAGACGCCGTGCGCGTTCGTGAAGCTGAggcccggcgcggcggcggcggcgaaggcgggggtggtggaggaggagctgatGGCGTACTGCAGGGCGAGGCTGCCGAGGTACATGGCGCCgcggacggtggtggtggtggaggaggggcTGCCGAAGACGGCGACGGGGAAGGTGCAGAAGTTCGAGCTGCGGGCGCGCGCCAAGGCCATGGGCACCGTCCCGGCGGCGAAGTCGAAGAGGAGCAAGCTCTGA
- the LOC127763280 gene encoding metallocarboxypeptidase A-like protein ARB_03789 isoform X2: MAASSAPPPPPRRLLALTMALAAAVVSAASAARVPASVTPISRTLYHSSDSLLSDIKALVARHPDKLSMDTITASNKGYSTDLFIVTFNHAKESTSNSSKIHVLLSFGQHGRELITSEVALNLLYILTEKRKIAGVDLSSFEKILENLVIKVVPMENLNGRKRVEEGELCDRRNGRGVDLNRNWSVDWGKKEKDYDPYEENPGTAPFSEPEAQIMRELSKSFKPHMWVNVHSGMEALFMPYDHKNTTPNGASAHLMRTVLENLNHRHFQDSCLVGSGGGAVGYLAHGTTTDYMYDIVKVPMPFTFEIYGDEKASTSDCFKMFNPVDKTTFDRVINKWCMAFLILFEEGLRNLREAQLVSQGAVDNWVPMGGDIVEISAARKSSPDKRKLEGLDLGMQELRTYFRLFMLSTVLLMFMFCSRISKNRNRETDEQSA; the protein is encoded by the exons ATggctgcctcctccgccccacctccccctccccgccgcctcctcgctctCACcatggcgctcgccgccgccgtcgtatccgccgcctccgccgcgaggGTCCCGGCCTCCGTCACCCCGATCTCCCGCACCCTCTACCACTCCAG TGATTCCCTTCTGAGTGATATCAAGGCCTTGGTTGCCCGGCATCCAGACAAGTTGAGT ATGGATACCATAACAGCAAGTAACAAAGGGTATTCCACAGACCTCTTTATCGTTACTTTTAATCATGCCAAGGAGAGCACGTCCAATTCTTCAAAGATCCATGTCCTTCTG AGCTTTGGGCAGCATGGCAGAGAGCTTATCACTTCTGAAGTTGCATTAAACCTCCTCTATATTTTGACCGAGAAGCGTAAAATTGCTGGTGTCGATCTATCATCCTTTGAGAAGATACTGGAGAATCTTGTAATCAAA GTGGTGCCCATGGAAAATTTAAATGGTCGAAAACGTGTTGAAGAAGGGGAGCTTTGTGATAGGAGAAATG gaAGAGGAGTTGATCTTAATAGAAATTGGAGTGTTGATTGGGGAAAGAAGGAAAAG GACTACGACCCATATGAGGAAAATCCTGGCACTGCTCCTTTTAGCGAACCTGAGGCTCAGATCATGCGAGAGCTATCCAAGTCATTTAAACCACATATGTGGGTGAATGTGCATTCCGGAATGGAG GCCTTATTTATGCCATATGACCATAAGAATACTACACCAAACGGAGCATCTGCTCATTTGATGAGGACAGTTTTGGAGAATTTGAATCATCGCCATTTCCAAGATAGCTGCCTTGTTGGATCAGGTGGTGGAGCTGTGGG GTATCTTGCACATGGCACCACAACTGATTACATGTACGACATTGTAAAGGTGCCTATGCCCTTTACCTTCGAG ATTTATGGTGATGAGAAAGCATCTACCAGCGATTGCTTCAAGATGTTCAATCCCGTTGACAAGACAACATTCGAT CGAGTCATTAATAAGTGGTGCATGGCCTTCCTTATACTTTTTGAGGAAGGACTGCGAAACCTGCGTGAAGCTCAATTAGTATCCCAAGGTGCAGTGGATAACTGGGTCCCAATGGGAGGAGACATTGTTGAGATAAGTGCGGCACGAAAGAGCAGTCCCGATAAGAGGAAACTTGAAGGCCTTGACCTTGGAATGCAGGAACTAAGAACCTACTTTAGACTATTCATGCTATCAACAGTCCTGCTGATGTTCATGTTCTGTTCGAGGATATCAAAGAACAGGAACAGAGAAACAG ATGAACAAAGTGCATGA
- the LOC127763280 gene encoding metallocarboxypeptidase A-like protein ARB_03789 isoform X1 — protein sequence MAASSAPPPPPRRLLALTMALAAAVVSAASAARVPASVTPISRTLYHSSDSLLSDIKALVARHPDKLSMDTITASNKGYSTDLFIVTFNHAKESTSNSSKIHVLLSFGQHGRELITSEVALNLLYILTEKRKIAGVDLSSFEKILENLVIKVVPMENLNGRKRVEEGELCDRRNGRGVDLNRNWSVDWGKKEKDYDPYEENPGTAPFSEPEAQIMRELSKSFKPHMWVNVHSGMEALFMPYDHKNTTPNGASAHLMRTVLENLNHRHFQDSCLVGSGGGAVGYLAHGTTTDYMYDIVKVPMPFTFEIYGDEKASTSDCFKMFNPVDKTTFDRVINKWCMAFLILFEEGLRNLREAQLVSQGAVDNWVPMGGDIVEISAARKSSPDKRKLEGLDLGMQELRTYFRLFMLSTVLLMFMFCSRISKNRNRETGNIFDS from the exons ATggctgcctcctccgccccacctccccctccccgccgcctcctcgctctCACcatggcgctcgccgccgccgtcgtatccgccgcctccgccgcgaggGTCCCGGCCTCCGTCACCCCGATCTCCCGCACCCTCTACCACTCCAG TGATTCCCTTCTGAGTGATATCAAGGCCTTGGTTGCCCGGCATCCAGACAAGTTGAGT ATGGATACCATAACAGCAAGTAACAAAGGGTATTCCACAGACCTCTTTATCGTTACTTTTAATCATGCCAAGGAGAGCACGTCCAATTCTTCAAAGATCCATGTCCTTCTG AGCTTTGGGCAGCATGGCAGAGAGCTTATCACTTCTGAAGTTGCATTAAACCTCCTCTATATTTTGACCGAGAAGCGTAAAATTGCTGGTGTCGATCTATCATCCTTTGAGAAGATACTGGAGAATCTTGTAATCAAA GTGGTGCCCATGGAAAATTTAAATGGTCGAAAACGTGTTGAAGAAGGGGAGCTTTGTGATAGGAGAAATG gaAGAGGAGTTGATCTTAATAGAAATTGGAGTGTTGATTGGGGAAAGAAGGAAAAG GACTACGACCCATATGAGGAAAATCCTGGCACTGCTCCTTTTAGCGAACCTGAGGCTCAGATCATGCGAGAGCTATCCAAGTCATTTAAACCACATATGTGGGTGAATGTGCATTCCGGAATGGAG GCCTTATTTATGCCATATGACCATAAGAATACTACACCAAACGGAGCATCTGCTCATTTGATGAGGACAGTTTTGGAGAATTTGAATCATCGCCATTTCCAAGATAGCTGCCTTGTTGGATCAGGTGGTGGAGCTGTGGG GTATCTTGCACATGGCACCACAACTGATTACATGTACGACATTGTAAAGGTGCCTATGCCCTTTACCTTCGAG ATTTATGGTGATGAGAAAGCATCTACCAGCGATTGCTTCAAGATGTTCAATCCCGTTGACAAGACAACATTCGAT CGAGTCATTAATAAGTGGTGCATGGCCTTCCTTATACTTTTTGAGGAAGGACTGCGAAACCTGCGTGAAGCTCAATTAGTATCCCAAGGTGCAGTGGATAACTGGGTCCCAATGGGAGGAGACATTGTTGAGATAAGTGCGGCACGAAAGAGCAGTCCCGATAAGAGGAAACTTGAAGGCCTTGACCTTGGAATGCAGGAACTAAGAACCTACTTTAGACTATTCATGCTATCAACAGTCCTGCTGATGTTCATGTTCTGTTCGAGGATATCAAAGAACAGGAACAGAGAAACAGGTAACATTTTTGACTCCTGA